A DNA window from Altererythrobacter sp. B11 contains the following coding sequences:
- a CDS encoding M23 family metallopeptidase: MISQSVGKVRHQLQRWFPEREFFMRSQGQVRFITITSRMQIAAASLVAALLIGWALSMAVMAVFQWQASSERASLMSREAKVAKAASRVKAYRDNLDEVADDLGRRQDFIESVLPMLPDDVLPDETVSDSKAEADKTVAKVSAAIPEAGALARLEARQIAFVERLTRFADRRAARAEKALRTLGLDPRGILRASHTAQGGPLEKLSTARDGSIDPRFERMGASLERMDALERGLSGVPQVMPADSSLISSGFGYRRDPFNGHAAMHAGLDFRGAVGAPIHAAAAGRVSFVGMRSGYGKVVEVSHGNGLMTRYAHMSQWKAKAGQQVAAGAVIGAIGSTGRSTGPHLHFEVRINGRAVNPRPFLETAPHVLEEARASDAERRTPAGD; the protein is encoded by the coding sequence TTGATCAGTCAATCCGTCGGCAAGGTTCGGCACCAGCTGCAACGCTGGTTTCCGGAACGGGAGTTCTTCATGCGCTCCCAGGGACAGGTCCGATTCATCACCATTACGTCGCGCATGCAGATCGCGGCCGCTTCGCTGGTGGCGGCGCTGCTGATCGGCTGGGCGCTGTCCATGGCGGTGATGGCCGTGTTCCAATGGCAGGCCAGCAGCGAACGCGCTTCGCTGATGTCACGCGAAGCGAAAGTGGCCAAGGCGGCGAGCCGGGTGAAGGCCTATCGCGACAATCTGGACGAGGTGGCCGATGATCTCGGCCGTCGGCAGGATTTCATCGAAAGCGTCCTGCCGATGCTGCCCGACGATGTGCTGCCTGACGAAACCGTCTCCGACAGCAAGGCGGAAGCGGACAAGACCGTGGCGAAGGTGAGCGCGGCGATTCCCGAAGCCGGAGCGCTCGCCCGGCTGGAGGCGCGGCAGATCGCCTTTGTCGAGCGGCTGACCCGCTTTGCCGACCGCCGCGCCGCCCGCGCGGAGAAGGCACTGCGCACGCTGGGGCTGGACCCGCGCGGCATCCTGCGCGCATCGCACACGGCACAGGGCGGCCCGCTGGAGAAGCTCTCCACCGCCCGGGACGGTTCGATCGACCCGCGCTTCGAACGGATGGGCGCCAGCCTGGAACGGATGGATGCGCTGGAGCGCGGCCTTTCCGGCGTGCCGCAGGTAATGCCCGCCGATTCGAGCTTGATCTCCTCGGGCTTCGGCTATCGCCGGGATCCCTTCAACGGCCACGCCGCGATGCATGCGGGGCTGGATTTTCGCGGCGCGGTGGGCGCGCCGATCCATGCCGCCGCCGCCGGCCGCGTGAGCTTCGTCGGCATGCGGTCGGGATATGGCAAGGTGGTGGAAGTCAGCCACGGCAACGGCTTGATGACCCGCTATGCCCATATGTCGCAATGGAAGGCCAAGGCCGGCCAGCAGGTCGCCGCCGGCGCCGTGATCGGCGCCATCGGCAGCACCGGCCGTTCCACCGGCCCCCATCTTCATTTCGAAGTGCGAATCAACGGGCGCGCGGTTAACCCGCGCCCCTTTCTGGAGACGGCACCCCATGTTCTCGAAGAAGCCCGGGCCAGCGACGCAGAGCGGCGGACGCCAGCCGGTGACTAG
- a CDS encoding bactofilin family protein, translated as MTSGATFSVIGADVTIRGDLEASADLHVDGTVLGDITCASLVQGASSRIEGAVKADSARLSGTVKGAITARELIVLKSARIEGDVQYETLTIEQGASVEGRFAPELAAISAPRAGGEAEEGEPRLHLAG; from the coding sequence GTGACTAGCGGAGCGACCTTCTCCGTGATCGGCGCCGATGTAACGATTCGCGGCGATCTGGAAGCGAGCGCCGATCTCCATGTGGACGGCACCGTACTGGGTGACATCACCTGCGCGTCGCTGGTGCAGGGCGCCAGCAGCCGCATAGAAGGAGCAGTGAAGGCCGACAGCGCCCGTCTTTCCGGCACGGTGAAAGGGGCCATAACGGCGCGAGAGCTGATCGTGCTGAAAAGTGCGCGCATCGAAGGCGACGTGCAGTACGAAACGCTGACCATCGAGCAGGGCGCCAGCGTGGAAGGGCGCTTCGCGCCGGAACTCGCCGCCATCAGCGCCCCGCGCGCAGGCGGTGAGGCCGAAGAAGGCGAACCGCGGCTGCATCTCGCGGGCTGA
- a CDS encoding DUF1013 domain-containing protein — protein MAQPTPLMPHATASWLVDNTALSFEQIAEFCGLHILEVQAMADDLASSKYTGRDPIYSGELTHDEIERGQQDPSYRLRMQRAPVDVSRTKGPRYTPVSKRQDKPDGIAWIIRNHPEISDAQIGKLIGTTRNTINAIRDRSHWNISNIQPKDPVTLGLCSQRELDSAVAKAAKRAGPAETEEEDEIRPVEQRDEREKLIEELRAEREAAAKAAVEAAQEAEAEAWLVAKRAAEANEAKG, from the coding sequence GTGGCCCAGCCCACTCCCCTGATGCCGCATGCGACCGCTTCCTGGCTGGTCGACAACACTGCGCTGAGCTTTGAGCAGATCGCCGAATTCTGCGGGCTGCACATCCTCGAGGTGCAGGCCATGGCGGATGATCTCGCCAGCTCCAAATACACCGGCCGCGATCCGATCTACTCGGGCGAGCTGACGCATGACGAGATCGAGCGCGGGCAGCAGGATCCGTCCTATCGCCTGCGCATGCAGCGGGCGCCGGTGGATGTCAGCCGCACCAAGGGGCCGCGCTACACGCCGGTGTCCAAGCGGCAGGACAAGCCGGACGGGATCGCCTGGATCATCCGCAACCATCCGGAAATCTCGGATGCGCAGATCGGCAAGCTGATCGGCACCACGCGGAACACGATCAACGCGATTCGCGATCGTTCGCACTGGAACATCTCCAACATTCAGCCGAAGGATCCGGTGACCCTGGGCCTGTGCTCGCAGCGAGAGCTCGACTCTGCGGTGGCCAAGGCCGCCAAGCGCGCCGGGCCTGCCGAGACGGAGGAGGAGGATGAAATCCGCCCCGTCGAACAGCGGGACGAGCGAGAAAAGCTGATCGAGGAACTGCGGGCGGAACGCGAAGCGGCCGCCAAGGCGGCCGTCGAAGCCGCGCAGGAAGCCGAAGCCGAAGCCTGGCTGGTGGCGAAGCGCGCGGCCGAGGCGAACGAAGCCAAGGGCTGA